The DNA segment GCGACCATGAAGCTCGACGTCGACGGCCAGATCAGGATTGAGGAAGCCGAAGGCAACGGTCCGGTCGATGCGGTGTTCAACTGCATCAAGCGGCTGGTGCCGCACGAGGCCAAGCTCGAACTCTATCAGGTGCACGCCGTCACCGAAGGCACCGACGCGCAAGCCGAAGTGTCGGTGCGGCTCGCCCATGAGGGCCGCTCGATGACCGCGCGCGCCGCCGATCCGGATACGCTCGTGGCATCCGCGAAAGCCTATCTCGGCGCGCTCAACAAGATCGTCATGAAGCGCCAGCGCGACGTGCCGGCGCAGGCGGCGGGCTAGGTAGCGAACGTCAAACCCGCTCCACTAGCGACAACCATCGCTCACAAACTGCCTCGAACGAAAAGCCCCGGACCTGTCCGGGGCTTTTTCGATTCGGCACCTCACGATCTGCTCACGATCGCTCACGACGGCTCGCGAACGACTCACTTACTCGTTATCTCAAGGTGAAGTCTGGAACGGGAACCGGCGATGTAACGTTTTCGCGCAGCCCAGAGGCGAAAACGCCCGGGTCAAGGGAGGGGAAAACCCAACGGAGAAACAAAATGAACCCAGCAAGAACTTCGATCGCTGCCACGGCTTTCGCGTGTGCCGCACTCTTCTCGGTGGCGAGCGCCCAGGCCGCCGCCGACCACGCGCATGCCGTGAAGCATGTCGCGGCTCACCACCATCATCATCACGCGCGCGGTCCTGTTGCCGCCGGCGCCGATCTCGCGGCCGGCGCATTCGACACGGCCGGCGTGGTGGCGGCTGGTGCAATTGGCACGGCGGGCGCGATCGCGGCAGCGCCGTTCGGCACGGGACCCTATGCAGGCAACGGCTATTACGGGTCGAGCACCTGGGGCGACTTTGATTGCAGCCCCGGTTACGCCGGCTGCCGTCCCTATGCGACGAAGGACTGGAGCAAGCCGTAAGCGCGCTTCCCGGCTGACAAGACCATGAGCGAAGAGGCGGCCGCGATGGCCGCCTCTTTTGTTTTCCGATATACCGAAATCGGTACACCCAATCGTAGATGCTCCTACGCCGGCAAAGGCATGCTGCGCTACGCGTGGTGAGCGAAAGCGCGCGGGCCGGCAGAGCAGACGGTGCGAGTCCGTCCGGATCTCAAAGCGTGCAATTGGGAAAATGAAAGACTTAACGATCGGTGACCGGCAGGCGCGTCATTCTGGAGCGACGTATTAAATTTGTTATGGAATGACCGATAACCCTCCATGCCCTCAATCTGCGGCTGACGCCGGGGGTTGGGCGGCGGCCCCGCAGTGTTCTCAGCACGGCGGGGCCGTTCGCAAGGCTACTGCAATCCTTCGATGTGAACCCGAGCTTTTTCAACTTTCAGTTCTTCGATCGGAATGTGCAGGCTCTTGATACTTCCCTCGTCGGCGACGCGGGTACACAAGCAGCGATAATGATCAATTTCCTTGTCGATCTCTGCGCACCGCCAACACATCGTCTGCTCCAACCTTCGCAAGACCAACCGGCGGCGTTTGGTTGAGTTCCTGCGCGATGCATTCTGGATGGGCAGCGTGCTTCCGAACTGGCCAACGATGGGCTGACCAAAGAAGTGTGCACTTGTGCGCACAATCTGTTTTTAACCGCCGCCTTATATGATGACGGTCATGTTTAAAGGTATTTTTTCAATCGTGGTTGCAGCCTGCATTCTCTATCAGGCAGACCAGTATCTGTACGACGGCCGCCACGCAGGCGCGATTTCATCGCTGGCGTGGAGCTTCGTGCGCTGATCTGGCCCGTAGAGTTCAATTGGCGGGAAGGCAGGCCCGCGCGTGCCTGTGCCAGGAATAGCGCTGGCTGCAGGGCGGCCGCGGCTGCGCGCCTGCCGGGCATTCGTTCCAGCCGCCCGCGCCGGCCTCCCAGCCATTGACCACGCACGCACCCGCCATCGTGCTGTGACAGCCCGGACCGCAATCGTCCGCCGCTTGCGCCACGCCGACCAAAGCAGACACCAGCATCGCCGCCGCCAGAAATCTCATGTCGTCCCTCCCGCTTGAAGATCGTTGACTGCGACTCTGCCTAACTCGCAACGTGTCGAGGAGTTCCCTCGCCAGCGGACGATCGCATATTTCTCGAATCGCGCGCCGCGAAATTTCCGTGACGGGCGAACGAAGCGCGATGCGCGCAAGAATCCCGTCATTCGAATGGTGGACAGGCGCAATCCGCAACGTCATGCGAACGACGGAAATTTGCGGATGAACTCACAAAAACTGTTCTCTTTCTACAACGCCGCGCAACGAAGCGTGGGAAGCTTGCAGCATGTTTGTGATCATCTTCGCGCGGGCAGCTAAACGCCTCTGGCTCGAAATAAACCTTCTTCGTTCCCTGAGGAAAATATGCGCTACGTGAATACAAGGCTTCTTCTCGCCGCGGCGATCGCTTCGCTTGGCCTGAAGACCGCTGCGTCGGCTGCCGATCTGCCGGCGCGGACCTATGCCAAGGCGCCTGAATACGTGCCGCAATGCGCCTGGTGCGGATGGTACATCGGCGTCAACGGCGGCGGCGCGTGGGGTGATCGCACTGGGGACATCCGCGGTTTTTCGAGTGACTTTACTCAAGTGGTCGCCTTTGGCCTCACGCCGTCCCAGCTTGGGGCCGCGCACAATGGCGGCTTTGGCGGCGGCCAGTTCGGCTATAACTGGACAATGAGCAATTGGGTCGCCGGTTTCGAGGCGGACATTCAGGGAAGCGATATCGGTAGTACGAATACGATCAATTTTGCAGCTATCGCTCTGGGACCGACAGCTACAAGCGTTTCAACTAGGCGCGACCATATCGATTGGTTCGGAACGGTGCGTGGCAGGCTCGGCGTCACATTCGGTACCATTCTGTTTTACGGAACGGGTGGTCTCGCTTTTGGCGGCGCCCAGAGTTCTGTCGGTAACGCGATTCCGGCCCTCGGCGTCAACTTCACAGGTAGTTCGAGCGACACGCGCTTTGGCTGGGCGGCCGGCGCGGGTCTCGAGTGGATGGTCGCGTCGAACTGGAGCCTGAAGGCCGAGTATCTTCACGTCGACCTCGGCAGTTCGAACGTCACCATGACGGATCCGCTATTCTCTGGACCCGCTGCTACCTACCGCTTCCACCACGAATTCGACTCGGCGCGCATCGGCGTGAACTATCATTTCGGCGGACCGATCGTCGCGAAGTACTGAGCTTCGCGCTTTCAAAAAACAAAAGTCCCCGCCGTCGTGAACCGGCGGGGACTTCGTTTGGGTGGATGTCACGAGGCTATGAGGGGTTCGCGCGAGGCGCCCCATAGGTGTCGCTCCAAGGACCCGCAACCAAAACTAGCGCAGCAATGTGGTTCCCGCGCGGCTGTATTTTGTGCAGGCGGAGATCGGCGCGCGGGACGGAGATACCGTCGCGCGCCGTTGATGGCGGTCGTTATCGCGAAGCCGACGGTCCTCCTGCGACGCCCCGGAGCGGCAGCATCACCGGCACATGCGGAGCCGAACTCGTGACGCGCGGCGCGCCGTCGGCGTAGGTCGGCAACGGCTCGTCGCGGCCCTTGATCAGGGCTTCGAGGAAGAGAAAGAATTTCTCCGACAACATCTGATGGACTCCGTTGTTCATCAATTGGATGGAATCCTGCGCCCGCTCTGTTTCATTCCTGTTTCGCGCAGGCAGCCAAATGGTTTCGCCGGCCCTGGCGCCGGCCTACCGCCGTCACAAGCCTGTGAGGGGGCGGGACGATTTGGTCCGGGGAAGCGCCGTGCCGGAACCTGCGAATCGTTACGGCGTTACCGCTACGGGCCATCGCCTGACTGACGTGCCGGTCTCCCGGCATCTGTCAGGCGGAAATGATCAGCATCAAGACGCGGCGGGGAATGCGGGCGCTGCCCCCCCCGATCCGCTTGGGGGGACCTGCCAGAAATGGGAATCAGCTCCGGCAAGCAAACCGAGGACGAGATACCTCCTCGAAGGCTGCCTTGCCCGATATGCGGAATGAACATGATCGGCGCGGCAACGGTCGGGCAAGGCACGCAGAAGCACGAATGCCTGCGCTGTGGCCACCGGGAAGAGCGCGCAAGCGACGAGCCGAACAGGCGGCGCTAGCGCTGTGTAGCGGCGGTCGCGAATCCGCCGCTGGCGAGACGTCGCCTCAGCCCTGTCGCGTCATCCTTGTCGTTTCATCCCTGGCGGGAAAAAAACTTCAGGACGTCTTCGACCATGAGGTAGCCGGTAACGTAGCCAAGCCCGGCCAGGATCATGAGGGCGATTGCCAACCAGACCCACAAGGGCATGGGTTCGCGCAGCCCCGACGGTTTCATCGCAAACCTCCCCAACCCCGGCACCTGCCGATCCAATCCTCTCGCATGTGATCTGACAACAGTGACCGAACGTCGCGGCGATGCCGTCCACCGCGATCGTGACGCCGACGTCGAGGATATCCGTTGTGGGATCTCGCGTGGCCTGCCGCCGCCGCCGATGTGAT comes from the Bradyrhizobium erythrophlei genome and includes:
- a CDS encoding outer membrane protein, with translation MRYVNTRLLLAAAIASLGLKTAASAADLPARTYAKAPEYVPQCAWCGWYIGVNGGGAWGDRTGDIRGFSSDFTQVVAFGLTPSQLGAAHNGGFGGGQFGYNWTMSNWVAGFEADIQGSDIGSTNTINFAAIALGPTATSVSTRRDHIDWFGTVRGRLGVTFGTILFYGTGGLAFGGAQSSVGNAIPALGVNFTGSSSDTRFGWAAGAGLEWMVASNWSLKAEYLHVDLGSSNVTMTDPLFSGPAATYRFHHEFDSARIGVNYHFGGPIVAKY
- a CDS encoding GCG_CRPN prefix-to-repeats domain-containing protein yields the protein MRFLAAAMLVSALVGVAQAADDCGPGCHSTMAGACVVNGWEAGAGGWNECPAGAQPRPPCSQRYSWHRHARACLPAN